In the genome of Diaphorobacter sp. HDW4A, the window GTGCTGCTGTATGGCCCTCCCGGCACCGGCAAGACCGAGCTGGCCAAAGTGGTCGCACGCGTGGCAGGTCTGGACTTGTTTGAAGTCGAATACGCCGACCGCGATGGCAACAGCCTCTCGGGCCGCGACCGCTATCGCTCGCTGCAGATCGCGCAAGTGTTCCTGAAAGGCGCAGAAGCCGCAGCACTGCTCTTTGACGAAGTGGAGGACGTGTTTCCACCCATCAGCGTCGATGCTGCAGGTCTGTTGGCGCGTGCTGAACACCAGGCCGTGAGTCCGGCCGGCAGCTCGGTCAACGGCAAGGCATGGGTCAACCAGATTCTGGAATCCAACCCGGTGCCAACCCTCTGGGTGACCAACAGCATCGGGCAAATCGACCCGGCCTTCCGCCGCCGTTTTGCCTACCACCTTGAACTGAAGTCACCGCCCCCCGGTGCCCGTGAACAGCTCATCCGCAAATCGCTGGACGGTGTGGCCGTGAGCGATGCCTTCATCGCCAACCTCACAGAACGCAAGGGCCTCACCCCCGCACAAATCCGCACCGCAGTGCGCTTTGCAGACCTGGCGCACGCCGGACCTGAAGTCGGCGGCGAAGCGTTTGAAGCCCTGATCGAGCGGCAACTGAAAAACTCCGACGCAGCGCTCGGCCGCAAACCCGACGCCACCGGTAAAAAAGGCCGTCGCCAGGTCACCACCTACGATCTCGACATGCTGAACGTAGAAACCCGCTTTGAGATTCCACGCATCGTGGACGCCCTCAAGGCTCGTGGTCACGGAGCCCTGTGTTTCTACGGTGCCCCCGGCACCGGCAAGACCGCACTGGGCGAATACATTGCCGAGCATCTGGGCAAGCCCCTCATCGTCAGGCAAGCCAGCGATCTGGTGAGCAAGTACGTGGGCGAAACCGAGCAAAACATGGCCACCATGTTCGCTGAAGCCACCCAGGAAAAAGCCGTGCTCCTGCTCGACGAGGCAGACAGCTTTCTGATGGACCGCCGCGGTGCGCAGCGCAGCTATGAAGTCACGGAAGTCAACGAGATGCTCCAACAAATGGAGCGCCACGATGGTGTGTTCATCTGCACCACCAACCTGCTCGACCGCATCGATCAGGCTGCACTGCGCCGCTTCACCTTCAAGATCAAGTTCATGCCGCTGACGGCAGCGCAACGCGAGAAGATGTTCATCACCGAAGCTCTGGCTGGTGATGCACGACAACTCCCCCCCGAAATCAGCCGCCGTCTGGCCCAACTGGAGCAGCTCGCGCCCGGGGATTTTGCGGCGGTGAAGCGGCAATGCGACATCCTGGCAACAGAGTTCTCGGTAGAAGAATTCATCGAGCAGTTGGAGGCCGAGCATCGCATCAAGCCGGAAGTGCGGGAGCAGCGGTCGATAGGGTTTATGCGCTGATGGGCTGGGGCAGAGAACGCAGCCCCTCTGCCCTCCCTTTTCACATCGCTTGTCTCGCCATACTGGCGTTTCGGCGACTGCCCGGTCTTGGCTGTGACTTGACTGTCATGACCGGCAGAAGGCGACCCTGAGCCGCCGTGAGAAGCGCCACCCGCAAGCTGACATTGGCTCGCTGCCCGCTGCTGTTGAAATTCCTCGCCCTGCCTACTAGCAAGCTATAGTTAGCGCGTTGAGGCGTGCCGGGTTTCGCGAAATTTTTATACTTGGGCGTTTAAACAAGCTGTCCTTGGCATGCGCTTCCTAAAAGCCATGTCTAAGAGAAATCGGCGCCCAGAATATCCCGCACGGTCCAGCTTATCCCCCAGGTTTTTCTGATTCATCACGCTAGGTTTCATGTACTACACTGATGACTTTATGGCCGACGTTATGGGAATCGAGCGTCTGCCCGACGTTCTGTTTCACTATACCTCGATCGAGACACTCGCACTCATTCTGGAGACCAAGTCTCTGAGGCTTGGCAGGCTTGATAGCGTGAACGACCCTGAAGAGGCGTCAGCATGCGATCTGCCCAATGCCGCGACTTTAGTGTTTGCCTCATGTTGGACATCACAGGAGCGCGAATCCTTGGCAATGTGGCGTATGTACACACCTAATATGCAAGGACTGCGCATAGCTCTGCCAAACAACCCCTTCGCAGGACGGCACGAGCCGACAATCTTCGAAAAGGGCGGAGCAATGCAACGCTTTGACGGGCGGATCACGATCCATCGCGAAAAGGGTGACCACGGGATCACCTCGTGCTGCGTCACCGGACCAAACAAGATTTACTACACCGACGAGCTGAAGTATCGCAACGGCCGATGTCTTGACAATGATGGTAGTCAGTGGACGGTCCAACTTCACGACCTAGGCATGTTCAAGAGTACCTACTGGTCGTTTGAGGAAGAGTGGCGTTTCAAACTGCTTGCAACCTTCTCAGAAGGCATCCTCAACAGTCCCAATCCGGCTTCCCATCCGGCGTTCGATTTAGAGAGCTACCCGGTTGTTGAAACAGCCGTGTTTGTCCCGCTCGATGTGGAGTGTTTGCAGAACATGGAGGTACTACTCGGACCGTGCGTCAACACAGGACAAGAGTTGTTAGTTAAAGCGCTCTTGCAAAAATTCGCCCCGAACGCGAAGTTGAGGAGTAGCGAAATTCGCGTACGGCCGCCGC includes:
- a CDS encoding AAA family ATPase, which translates into the protein MPKRAIEFQEQAGMVASPGLQAAPVLDLMCSHFVLALATKQGSRFNVRRDINGLMALVARHLMWPDPVLTRVRLFLARRCKDNEVWRGHEQLTNTEFLERHGVWRGPYEEGSLFYHLDEYAKDAPKDLLTLLTSTGQWLNRALKKQSTLIEKNIDSLANLLQLNKAERALLLYGTLARHQRDLRSLLVEFKVNNAPEAYAAIAELAGVPATEVAEALRAGGRLERIGLVENLISEQSITDLADLMKVSEKLPPVLMREYRDRAELMAVFTRPAVPSALNADDFDFVGDDVQVLVNLLRKAMQTKAMGVNVLLYGPPGTGKTELAKVVARVAGLDLFEVEYADRDGNSLSGRDRYRSLQIAQVFLKGAEAAALLFDEVEDVFPPISVDAAGLLARAEHQAVSPAGSSVNGKAWVNQILESNPVPTLWVTNSIGQIDPAFRRRFAYHLELKSPPPGAREQLIRKSLDGVAVSDAFIANLTERKGLTPAQIRTAVRFADLAHAGPEVGGEAFEALIERQLKNSDAALGRKPDATGKKGRRQVTTYDLDMLNVETRFEIPRIVDALKARGHGALCFYGAPGTGKTALGEYIAEHLGKPLIVRQASDLVSKYVGETEQNMATMFAEATQEKAVLLLDEADSFLMDRRGAQRSYEVTEVNEMLQQMERHDGVFICTTNLLDRIDQAALRRFTFKIKFMPLTAAQREKMFITEALAGDARQLPPEISRRLAQLEQLAPGDFAAVKRQCDILATEFSVEEFIEQLEAEHRIKPEVREQRSIGFMR
- a CDS encoding DUF2971 domain-containing protein translates to MYYTDDFMADVMGIERLPDVLFHYTSIETLALILETKSLRLGRLDSVNDPEEASACDLPNAATLVFASCWTSQERESLAMWRMYTPNMQGLRIALPNNPFAGRHEPTIFEKGGAMQRFDGRITIHREKGDHGITSCCVTGPNKIYYTDELKYRNGRCLDNDGSQWTVQLHDLGMFKSTYWSFEEEWRFKLLATFSEGILNSPNPASHPAFDLESYPVVETAVFVPLDVECLQNMEVLLGPCVNTGQELLVKALLQKFAPNAKLRSSEIRVRPPR